The region TACAAGAAAACGCTCCAGACATCCCCGTCATCATCGTCGCTAACCATGCTTGAAAGATACACCGTTAAGATGCTTGAACGAATACTGAAGTTTCTAGTAGCAACTGTCTGCGGCACCGCAGCACTGTCAATACTGGCCAGAATGATACAGCCATGATCTACAGAATAACGGTCAATGACTTCGGTAAATCTATGCTTGAAACCTTAGAGAAACTCGAAGCTGAATGCCGCATTAAACTCAGCAAATACCAAAAGCTGATACTAAGCGAAGTAGCCACAGTAGAGCAAACGCTAAGCATAATCATTGGAACACCAATAACTATTGAACTGGTAAAACAGGAAGAGATACACCATCAACACCTCAATCACTCCACGACACCAATCATGCGAAGAGAAGTATGGCTAAAAGACGCTGAAGGAAAAAGACTGATACATGCGGTAAGCAAATACTGCCCCAGAAACCTTCCCGGAAACATAGAGGCAGACATGAGAAAGGGGCTAATTGGTATTGGAACCAGTATAGCAAAAAATGAACTACCCACATGCCGCAAAGTAATCGAGATAGGCTATAACCAGAACTCAAACACACTGCACAGAGAGTACCGTATAATCGGTAAGCAAAACACGCTTTTTGAGATATTCGAAGAA is a window of Nitrososphaerota archaeon DNA encoding:
- a CDS encoding chorismate pyruvate-lyase family protein, whose product is MIYRITVNDFGKSMLETLEKLEAECRIKLSKYQKLILSEVATVEQTLSIIIGTPITIELVKQEEIHHQHLNHSTTPIMRREVWLKDAEGKRLIHAVSKYCPRNLPGNIEADMRKGLIGIGTSIAKNELPTCRKVIEIGYNQNSNTLHREYRIIGKQNTLFEIFEEFNANLFK